One region of Miscanthus floridulus cultivar M001 chromosome 19, ASM1932011v1, whole genome shotgun sequence genomic DNA includes:
- the LOC136529615 gene encoding protein RGF1 INDUCIBLE TRANSCRIPTION FACTOR 1-like — translation MGMRPGWVGGLVEESFFVGCAAHENRKKNEKNIFCLGCCASICPHCAPAHRHHLLIQVRRYVYNDVVRLDDLERLIDCSFVQPYTINSAKVIFLKPRPQSRPFKGSGNVCLTCDRILQEPFHFCCLSCKVDHVMMQGGGDLSNILYVPGGGTPGLVGCGFPRFENLRFDDDPAGQYGGQVTPNSILEDPMQHGGGSGGSAARHARRGDDVVPTRKKKSGGGGGGFFPQIVLSLGNRRKGAPHRAPLA, via the exons atggggatgAGGCCCGGGTGGGTTGGCGGGCTGGTGGAGGAGAGCTTCTTCGTGGGGTGCGCGGCGCACGAGAACCGGAAGAAGAACGAGAAGAACATCTTCTGCCTGGGCTGCTGCGCCAGCATCTGCCCGCACTGCGCCCCCGCgcaccgccaccacctcctcaTCCAG GTGCGGAGGTACGTGTACAATGACGTGGTGCGCCTTGACGACCTCGAGAGGCTCATCGACTGCTCCTTCGTCCAG cccTACACGATCAACAGTGCCAAGGTGATCTTCCTCAAGCCGCGGCCGCAGTCCAGGCCCTTCAAGGGCTCTGGCAACGTCTGCTTGACCTGTGACCGGATCCTCCAGGAGCCTTTCCACTTCTGCTGCCTCTCCTGCAAG GTGGACCATGTGATGATGCAGGGCGGCGGGGACCTGTCCAACATCCTGTACGTGCCGGGCGGCGGGACGCCGGGCCTGGTGGGCTGCGGCTTCCCGCGCTTCGAGAACCTCCGCTTCGACGACGACCCCGCGGGGCAGTACGGCGGCCAGGTCACGCCCAACTCCATCCTCGAGGACCCCATGCAGCACGGCGGGGGCAGCGGCGGCTCCGCGGCCAGGCACGCGCGGCGTGGCGACGACGTCGTcccgacgaggaagaagaagagcggcggcggcggcggagggttcTTCCCTCAGATCGTCCTCTCGCTCGGCAACAGGCGGAAGGGCGCGCCCCATAGGGCGCCGCTCGCGTAA